In Quercus robur chromosome 10, dhQueRobu3.1, whole genome shotgun sequence, a genomic segment contains:
- the LOC126703717 gene encoding NAC domain-containing protein 41-like, translating into MAMEEKEIMGLPPGFIFRPHQRDLLEYYLLRKVTGKPLPSNNPVKDIDVYGDPKVWTKLFQSSGMETLYFYTKLTKKKEKGKRVVRATEFGTWRAQKDAKVYDHSDEDDEQGRDGFNQKEQRHIGSKRTFTFVAKKGFFPNCRWTMHEYRFDGIYGNTTNNDDYVLCQINKFKKQRGFARDNSHQVEDIATSENLELPLLISEETSTPQTETTVETPHLDLSDIDWAEVISMDSASIDVSPLNMEQNEDLEAWCNSLFA; encoded by the exons ATGGCCATGGAGGAGAAGGAGATCATGGGGTTGCCACCGGGTTTCATATTTCGCCCTCATCAAAGGGACTTGCTCGAATACTACCTCCTCAGGAAGGTCACCGGTAAACCATTGCCTTCAAATAATCCTGTGAAGGACATTGATGTCTACGGTGACCCCAAGGTCTGGACCAAACTCTTTCAGAGTTCTGGAATGGAAACCCTCTATTTTTACACTAAGCTTActaagaagaaagagaaagggaaaaggGTTGTGAGAGCAACAGAGTTTGGCACGTGGAGGGCTCAGAAAGATGCCAAGGTGTATGATCACagtgatgaggatgatgaaCAGGGGCGTGATGGGTTCAATCAAAAAGAACAGAGGCATATTGGTTCTAAGAGAACCTTCACCTTTGTTGCAAAGAAAGGATTTTTCCCCAATTGTAGATGGACCATGCACGAGTATAGATTCGATGGAATCTACGGAAACACAACCAATAAT GATGATTATGTCCTCTGCcagattaataaatttaaaaaacaaagaggGTTTGCAAGAgacaattcacaccaagtagaGGACATTGCTACATCTGAGAATCTGGAGCTTCCACTATTGATTTCAGAAGAGACAAGCACTCCTCAGACAGAGACTACTGTTGAGACACCACATTTGGATTTGAGTGATATTGATTGGGCTGAAGTTATAAGCATGGACAGTGCATCAATTGATGTGTCACCCTTGAATATGGAGCAAAATGAAGATCTTGAAGCTTGGTGTAATTCATTATTTGCATAG
- the LOC126703837 gene encoding uncharacterized protein LOC126703837: MDDFREAVNLCGFQDLGFSGPQYTWCNMRDNSDRVYLRLDRAFANSDWSNKFSNCKVYHVVDSTSDHCILKITDSIASPPRRNRRFHFEALWAKRDDCYDIVKAAWNRGSLENTPEGINSNLSLCASALTLWSRDVIGNIPKKIQEHKKLLNTLTTLDRDGSHSVEINELRKELNGLLDSEEILWHQRSKIHWYREGDRNTKFFHTRASERRRKNSILGLWNDDDCWCDDRDSIARTAVDYFSKIYTSSSPNRIEEVINTIPTQVTDDMNAELTKTFTSEEVLRALHQIHPTKSLGPDGMSAIFFQRYWNIVGRDITDMVLNVLNFNLPMTEINKTNIALIPKTSHPVRMTEFRLISLCNVTYKLISKVLASRLKAVLPHVIAENQSAFTTDRLITDNVLVAFELMHYLNHKTEGKDGFMSIKLDMSKAFDRVKWGFIKRVMEKLDFHNNWVSLIMKCISSVSYSVIINGEAYGCITPTRGLRQGDPLSPGLFLLCAKGLSALIHKAARNTALSGISICRGCPAITHLFFADDSLLFCKARVMECNVLMSILGVYESAFGQKINPDKSSVFFSLNTSHAARDEILNSLGPMQDSRHKKYLGLPSLIRKSKSQVFAEIKERVGKKLAGWKGKLLSIGGREILIKAVAQAVPTYTMSCFQLPKTLCDDLESMMRNFWWGQRNHESKLAWVSWKKMCKSKLYGGMGFRNLQAFNLALLAKQGWRILTNPTSLVAKVYKAKYFPFEDVLNSRIGSNPSYSWRSIYNSLRVLKEGTRWRVGNGKRIHIWEDRWLPTPTTYKVTSPQLDFGIFPMVSSLIDEDTKWWKMDLVRSIFLPHEAAAILKIPISFRLPNDQLVWVGNKRGSFTVKSAYYIAMRTIDDHDLGECSAVHSQTSFWKAIWHLNIAPKIRIFAWKVCRNGLPTMLNLRCRGLNVSSFCPICDKEIDSIQHALFLCSHANLTWANWPDFPVSISSPNASFMDSISKVIDSGLFKDLALFFSVLWSIWGNRNQAIYGDSALPPAMVWETAKRAHLDFVDARLSSPPAPPPARAHWTAPPAGFFKINVDGATDVGGGNSCIGAVIRDSSGFPISALSLVLSSCFPAEVTEAYALLHGVLFAAEMQVHQALFESDALAIIHDLISEASGSDFGHILEDIRVATSSFSFCSFHHLKREGNRAAHYLALEAKCTGQTKIWKGTPPPCIQEILSDDLLY, translated from the coding sequence ATGGATGACTTTAGAGAGGCGGTGAATTTATGTGGGTTTCAAGACTTGGGCTTCTCAGGGCCCCAGTATACTTGGTGCAATATGCGAGACAACAGTGACCGGGTTTATCTCCGCCTGGACCGAGCCTTTGCAAACTCCGACTGGTCAAACAAGTTCAGCAATTGCAAGGTTTATCATGTTGTTGATTCCACTTCCGACCATTGCATACTGAAAATTACTGACTCTATTGCCTCTCCCCCTCGCCGGAACCGCCGTTTCCATTTTGAAGCTTTGTGGGCCAAGCGTGATGATTGCTACGACATTGTGAAAGCCGCTTGGAACAGGGGAAGTCTTGAAAACACACCTGAAGGTATCAACTCCAATCTTAGCTTGTGTGCTTCTGCACTGACCTTATGGAGTAGAGATGTCATTGGTAACATTCCTAAGAAAATCCAAGAGCACAAGAAATTACTGAATACTCTAACCACTCTTGATCGGGATGGCTCGCACAGTGTAGAAATTAATGAATTAAGGAAGGAATTAAATGGCCTTCTGGATAGTGAGGAGATCCTTTGGCATCAAAGAAGCAAAATTCACTGGTATAGAGAAGGGGATAGGAACACGAAGTTCTTCCACACTAGAGCTTCGGAGAGGAGAAGGAAAAATTCTATTCTGGGCTTATGGAACGATGATGACTGCTGGTGTGATGACAGAGACAGCATTGCTCGTACAGCAGTGGATTATTTTTCAAAGATTTATACATCCAGTTCTCCCAATAGAATTGAAGAGGTCATCAACACCATTCCAACCCAGGTAACAGATGATATGAATGCTGAGCTTACTAAAACTTTTACCAGTGAAGAAGTTTTGCGGGCCCTCCACCAAATCCACCCGACCAAATCTCTCGGCCCCGACGGTATGTCCGCTATATTCTTTCAAAGATATTGGAATATTGTTGGTAGAGATATTACTGATATGGTGCTGAATGTGTTAAACTTTAATTTGCCCATGACTGAAATAAATAAGACTAACATTGCTTTAATTCCAAAAACAAGCCACCCAGTAAGAATGACAGAATTTCGGCTTATCAGTTTATGCAACGTCACGTATAAGCTCATCTCAAAAGTCCTTGCTAGCCGTCTTAAAGCTGTCCTTCCCCATGTGATAGCTGAAAATCAAAGTGCCTTTACTACAGATAGGCTTATAACTGATAATGTCTTAGTGGCATTTGAGCTTATGCACTATTTGAACCACAAAACAGAAGGCAAAGATGGTTTCATGTCTATCAAGCTCGACATGAGCAAGGCGTTTGATAGGGTCAAGTGGGGTTTCATCAAAAGAGTCATGGAAAAATTGGATTTTCATAACAATTGGGTCTCTCTGATCATGAAATGTATCTCTTCAGTCTCTTACTCTGTCATCATCAACGGAGAAGCTTATGGCTGCATCACTCCCACGAGGGGCCTTCGCCAAGGCGACCCTCTTTCTCCTGGGCTTTTTCTACTGTGTGCCAAGGGTCTCTCTGCCCTTATCCATAAAGCCGCAAGAAATACGGCCCTTTCTGGAATTTCAATCTGTAGGGGCTGCCCGGCCATCACCCACCTTTTCTTCGCGGATGATAGCCTTTTATTCTGCAAGGCTAGGGTCATGGAATGCAATGTACTCATGAGCATTCTCGGAGTTTATGAATCTGCCTTTGGGCAAAAGATAAATCCCGACAAGTCCTCGGTCTTTTTCAGCCTAAATACCTCTCATGCAGCCAGAGACGAGATCCTAAATTCTTTAGGACCAATGCAAGACTCTCGACACAAGAAGTATCTTGGCCTCCCTTCCTTGATTAGGAAATCAAAATCTCAAGTCTTTGCTGAAATTAAAGAGAGAGTGGGCAAGAAATTAGCGGGTTGGAAAGGAAAACTTCTCTCCATTGGAGGTCGAGAAATTCTTATCAAAGCCGTGGCACAAGCGGTGCCCACGTACACAATGAGTTGTTTTCAACTTCCAAAAACCTTGTGTGACGACTTGGAAAGCATGATGAGAAacttttggtggggccaaaggAACCATGAGTCAAAACTTGCATGGGTAAGTTGGAAAAAGATGTGTAAGTCCAAATTATATGGTGGCATGGGCTTCCGGAACCTCCAAGCCTTCAACCTTGCCTTACTCGCAAAGCAAGGGTGGCGGATCCTCACTAATCCCACTTCTTTGGTTGCAAAGGTCTATAAAGCTAAGTATTTTCCTTTTGAGGATGTCCTTAACTCAAGAATTGGAAGCAATCCAAGCTACTCTTGGAGGAGCATCTATAACAGTCTTCGGGTCCTAAAGGAGGGTACTCGATGGAGGGTGGGCAATGGTAAGCGGATTCACATTTGGGAAGATAGGTGGCTCCCAACTCCAACCACCTATAAAGTGACCTCGCCTCAATTAGACTTTGGCATCTTCCCAATGGTTTCTTCTCTCATTGATGAGGATACAAAATGGTGGAAAATGGATTTGGTAAGATCTATCTTTCTTCCCCACGAGGCTGCTGCTATCCTTAAGATTCCTATCAGCTTTAGACTTCCTAATGATCAGCTTGTTTGGGTAGGTAACAAAAGAGGTTCTTTTACTGTGAAAAGCGCGTACTACATAGCTATGCGCACAATAGATGATCATGATCTTGGTGAGTGTTCTGCTGTACACAGCCAAACCTCCTTCTGGAAAGCAATTTGGCATCTGAATATCGCTCCAAAGATCCGGATTTTTGCTTGGAAAGTTTGCAGAAACGGTCTCCCAACCATGCTAAATTTACGCTGTCGGGGTCTAAATGTCTCTAGTTTCTGCCCTATCTGTGACAAGGAAATTGATTCTATCCAACATGCTTTATTTCTTTGCTCTCATGCCAATCTAACTTGGGCTAATTGGCCAGATTTCCCTGTAAGCATTTCTTCCCCAAATGCATCTTTTATGGACTCTATATCAAAGGTCATTGATTCAGGCTTATTCAAGGATTTagctctctttttctctgtCCTTTGGTCAATATGGGGGAATAGAAATCAAGCCATTTATGGGGACTCTGCTCTTCCGCCAGCCATGGTTTGGGAGACTGCAAAAAGAGCCCATTTGGATTTTGTTGATGCTAGGCTCTCCTCTCCCCCTGCTCCTCCTCCTGCCCGTGCCCATTGGACTGCTCCCCCTGCTGGCTTCTTCAAGATCAATGTGGATGGTGCCACTGATGTTGGGGGTGGTAATTCTTGCATTGGAGCTGTCATTCGGGATTCCTCAGGCTTCCCCATTAGTGCTCTCAGCCTGgttctttcttcttgttttcCTGCTGAAGTCACAGAAGCATATGCTTTGCTTCATGGTGTCCTCTTTGCCGCTGAAATGCAAGTCCACCAAGCTCTTTTTGAGTCCGACGCTTTAGCTATTATTCATGACTTAATCTCTGAAGCTTCTGGCAGTGACTTTGGTCATATCCTTGAGGATATTCGGGTAGCAACCAGCTCCTTCAGTTTTTGTTCCTTTCATCACTTGAAGCGTGAAGGTAACAGAGCTGCCCACTATTTAGCTTTAGAAGCTAAATGCACAGGCCAAACAAAAATATGGAAAGGAACCCCTCCCCCTTGTATTCAGGAAATTCTTAGTGATGATCTATTGTATTAG